A portion of the Fusobacterium perfoetens ATCC 29250 genome contains these proteins:
- a CDS encoding nitroreductase family protein: MIRVDSNKCIKCKMCIKDCFPENIIFEEEKIKIKSDCMMCGHCVAVCPTNAITFEGYEETQELKSLDSKINSEVFLNFVKSRRSIRHFKDKKIDRDIIEKLLEVGRYSPTGANIQDVKYYVIQDKLEEFKPLVWEGINNFTNSGENNMFLRKYRSLFVEMYENRGIDDKLFFKAPMVLVITSSNKTNGVLAGDKIEMMANMMGLGVLFSGFIEMGITSNEELIKKFKLKRNVVCTCMLIGYPDISYQRTAPRKEINIEWL, translated from the coding sequence ATGATTAGAGTAGACTCTAATAAATGTATTAAATGTAAAATGTGTATTAAGGATTGTTTTCCAGAAAATATTATATTTGAAGAGGAAAAAATAAAGATAAAAAGTGATTGTATGATGTGTGGGCATTGTGTAGCTGTGTGTCCAACAAATGCTATAACTTTTGAGGGATATGAAGAAACACAAGAATTAAAAAGTTTAGATTCTAAAATAAATTCAGAAGTCTTTTTAAATTTTGTAAAGTCAAGAAGAAGTATCAGACATTTTAAAGATAAAAAAATAGATAGAGATATTATTGAAAAATTATTAGAAGTTGGAAGATATAGCCCAACAGGAGCTAATATCCAAGATGTAAAATATTATGTTATTCAAGATAAATTGGAAGAATTTAAGCCACTTGTTTGGGAGGGAATAAATAATTTTACTAATTCTGGAGAAAATAATATGTTTCTAAGAAAATATAGAAGTCTATTTGTAGAAATGTATGAAAATCGTGGTATAGATGATAAACTTTTCTTTAAAGCACCAATGGTTTTAGTAATCACAAGTTCAAATAAGACTAATGGAGTATTAGCTGGAGATAAAATAGAGATGATGGCTAATATGATGGGATTAGGAGTTCTTTTTAGTGGATTTATAGAAATGGGAATTACTAGCAATGAGGAACTTATTAAAAAATTCAAATTAAAAAGAAATGTTGTATGTACATGTATGTTGATAGGATATCCTGATATAAGTTATCAAAGAACTGCTCCGAGAAAAGAAATTAATATAGAGTGGTTGTAG
- a CDS encoding YwqG family protein produces the protein MGKKKLTEEELKFNEEIKKIVLDILEKNKKPMIKIKVSDDKPNLFQSKFGGLPYLPKDKEVPKDKENRQFTLLAQINVEELPENNIYPMKEGMLQFWVLNDDCIGLDFDNPLGNGYKVVYYKEIDKNVTEEEILGKYKPYEDEDSYFPIESEFSLKFELKDGYFSDSNDDFREIVAEEMKKFHLENKEKYQEILKVYKDGEYLSYWDIWDILEEDKEVGEKLFDAGHKIGGYPNFTQSDIRDLKSGYNILLLQIDSEGTDEHEIMWGDCGIANFFIREKDLKELNFDEVIYNWDCC, from the coding sequence ATGGGTAAGAAAAAACTTACAGAAGAGGAATTAAAATTTAATGAGGAAATTAAGAAAATTGTTTTAGATATTTTAGAAAAAAATAAAAAACCTATGATAAAAATAAAAGTATCAGACGATAAACCTAATTTATTCCAAAGTAAATTTGGGGGACTTCCATACTTACCTAAAGATAAGGAAGTTCCAAAAGATAAAGAAAATAGACAATTTACATTACTTGCTCAAATAAATGTAGAGGAATTACCAGAAAATAATATTTATCCAATGAAAGAGGGAATGTTACAATTTTGGGTATTAAATGATGATTGTATTGGACTTGATTTTGATAATCCTTTAGGAAATGGATATAAGGTAGTGTATTATAAAGAAATTGATAAAAATGTAACTGAGGAAGAAATTTTAGGAAAATATAAACCATATGAAGATGAAGATAGTTATTTCCCAATAGAAAGTGAATTTTCTTTAAAATTTGAATTAAAAGATGGATATTTTTCAGATAGTAATGATGATTTTAGAGAAATAGTAGCTGAGGAAATGAAAAAATTCCATCTTGAAAATAAAGAGAAATATCAAGAAATATTAAAAGTATATAAAGATGGAGAATATTTAAGTTATTGGGATATATGGGACATATTAGAAGAAGATAAAGAAGTTGGAGAAAAATTATTTGATGCAGGGCATAAAATAGGAGGTTATCCTAACTTTACACAAAGTGACATAAGAGATTTAAAATCTGGATATAATATTTTACTTCTTCAAATAGACAGCGAAGGAACAGATGAGCATGAAATTATGTGGGGAGATTGTGGAATAGCTAATTTCTTTATAAGAGAAAAAGATTTAAAAGAACTTAATTTTGATGAGGTAATATATAATTGGGATTGTTGTTAA
- a CDS encoding SUKH-3 domain-containing protein: MIKNPVKITGSLQEKVKKLLECAGWYKGRSVDISIVEKHYQKYGLEMMKTTKRFYKKYFGLCSEWYFTDRNIKRKNYFEFGLFPYLQNGIKDKLEEAVFRDMITRGKEEIEKIAGQTCQPLGVIGYIYPAEVWISEYGKLYAQYEYRDNILCFDNIYSLIEEDLKKIDIEYVTMRTLEILDK, encoded by the coding sequence ATGATAAAAAATCCAGTTAAAATAACAGGTTCTTTGCAAGAAAAAGTAAAAAAATTACTAGAGTGTGCTGGTTGGTATAAGGGAAGAAGTGTTGATATTTCTATAGTGGAAAAACATTATCAGAAATATGGATTAGAAATGATGAAAACTACTAAGAGATTTTATAAAAAATATTTTGGATTATGTAGTGAATGGTATTTTACAGATAGAAATATAAAAAGAAAAAATTATTTTGAATTTGGGCTTTTTCCCTATCTTCAAAATGGTATAAAGGATAAATTAGAAGAAGCAGTTTTTAGGGATATGATAACTAGAGGAAAAGAAGAGATAGAAAAAATAGCTGGGCAGACTTGCCAACCTCTTGGAGTTATAGGATATATTTATCCAGCAGAAGTGTGGATTTCAGAATATGGAAAACTATATGCACAATATGAATATAGAGATAATATTCTTTGTTTTGATAATATTTATTCTTTGATTGAAGAAGATTTAAAAAAAATAGATATAGAATATGTAACTATGAGGACTTTAGAAATTTTAGATAAATAA
- a CDS encoding DUF4274 domain-containing protein, which translates to MLKVEDILREDFDWENIEIDEDEFDELENELIIDYLKKNSPETRQLLAIDWNFDNSKEVIKWIAEQPDTDKGTALFLYWYMNPQDFKQYENREDCKKKDSWLLEDYDIIETLEKNYISGFYKNQKYAFDPKSDPYNSGYDWTEEVDEDEMKAKIPEEMYIALEGEVLESPGWGEGIPDDIIPILDKLYEALDEE; encoded by the coding sequence ATGTTAAAAGTAGAAGATATTTTAAGAGAAGATTTTGATTGGGAAAACATAGAAATTGATGAAGATGAATTTGATGAGTTAGAAAATGAATTGATTATAGACTATTTAAAGAAAAACTCTCCAGAGACAAGACAACTTTTAGCAATAGATTGGAACTTTGATAATTCTAAAGAAGTTATTAAATGGATAGCAGAACAACCTGATACTGACAAAGGAACAGCACTATTTTTATATTGGTATATGAACCCTCAAGATTTTAAACAATATGAAAATAGAGAGGATTGTAAAAAGAAAGATTCTTGGCTTTTGGAAGATTATGATATTATTGAAACTCTTGAGAAAAATTATATTTCAGGATTTTATAAAAATCAAAAATATGCTTTTGACCCTAAGAGTGATCCATATAATTCTGGATATGATTGGACAGAAGAAGTTGATGAAGATGAGATGAAAGCTAAGATACCTGAAGAGATGTATATAGCTTTAGAGGGAGAAGTTTTAGAAAGTCCAGGTTGGGGAGAGGGAATACCTGATGATATTATACCTATTTTGGATAAACTTTATGAAGCTTTAGATGAAGAATAG
- a CDS encoding DUF4299 family protein: protein MSINFFIKNLKNKESITIEKVLEIGETISQYTLDEADENIEKFLNEKLENFECILLGEEEKSARGFELSYNKENKYYGIRVFTPCSIGDWEVVFDFIEKLGKFLENNKIVNEHGEDYTLETIRTYPYIEDIKYGIQSLEDNLKEKGSEISKLYGIYRPISFNNELLNDIKNSKNSVETFSKIITEIQYIDAFSANQRFYKNNNEEIFGAYTLTESVRTILPFKPSVEYENLHIVKNEDVKFWRLIFVIINGNPDDENSYEMLGDIDYTKFIQNLSKDKYSFIDGEYILVEPLEKNEIEKLYKLLGE from the coding sequence ATGAGTATAAATTTTTTTATAAAAAATTTAAAAAATAAGGAAAGTATAACTATAGAAAAAGTCTTAGAAATAGGAGAAACAATTTCTCAATATACTTTAGATGAAGCTGATGAAAATATAGAAAAATTTTTAAATGAAAAGTTAGAAAATTTTGAATGTATTCTTCTTGGAGAAGAGGAAAAAAGTGCTAGAGGTTTTGAACTTTCATATAATAAGGAAAATAAATACTATGGAATAAGAGTTTTCACTCCTTGTAGTATTGGAGATTGGGAAGTAGTATTTGATTTTATTGAAAAGTTAGGAAAGTTTTTAGAAAATAACAAGATAGTAAATGAGCATGGAGAAGACTATACTTTAGAAACTATTAGAACTTATCCATATATTGAAGATATAAAGTATGGAATACAAAGTTTAGAAGATAATCTTAAGGAAAAAGGAAGTGAAATTTCAAAACTTTATGGAATATATAGACCAATATCATTTAATAATGAATTACTAAATGATATTAAGAATTCTAAAAATTCAGTAGAAACTTTTAGTAAAATTATAACAGAAATTCAATATATAGATGCTTTTTCTGCTAATCAAAGATTTTATAAAAATAATAATGAAGAGATATTTGGAGCTTATACTTTAACTGAAAGCGTAAGAACGATATTACCATTTAAGCCAAGTGTTGAATATGAAAATCTCCATATAGTAAAAAATGAGGATGTAAAATTTTGGAGATTAATTTTTGTAATTATAAATGGAAATCCTGATGATGAAAATTCTTATGAAATGCTTGGGGATATAGATTATACTAAATTTATTCAAAATTTATCTAAGGATAAATACTCCTTTATAGATGGGGAATATATTTTAGTAGAGCCATTAGAAAAAAACGAGATAGAGAAACTTTATAAATTATTAGGAGAATAA
- a CDS encoding DUF5713 family protein, giving the protein MAKKLNSDFVYLKDMYNDDYYPRFLVDKVKDCIVEVVEFLEKEEYEDLEEVQEKLDEMTEKINDLQEEFDENDSEIETVARDSIGVTVGKILEYFDINIDIEEAIRERDW; this is encoded by the coding sequence ATGGCAAAAAAATTAAATTCTGATTTTGTATATTTAAAAGATATGTATAATGATGATTACTACCCAAGATTTTTAGTAGATAAAGTAAAAGATTGTATAGTAGAAGTAGTTGAATTTTTAGAAAAAGAAGAGTATGAAGATTTAGAAGAAGTTCAAGAGAAACTTGATGAAATGACAGAAAAAATTAATGATTTACAAGAAGAGTTTGATGAAAACGATAGTGAGATAGAAACAGTAGCAAGAGATAGTATAGGAGTAACAGTAGGGAAAATACTTGAATATTTTGACATAAACATAGATATAGAAGAGGCTATAAGAGAAAGAGATTGGTAA
- a CDS encoding DUF4241 domain-containing protein — MSYDLMAFEISKAPRKREEFLKWYDEQTEWGEEHDYDDINVSSEKLQDFYKEMIKTFPPMDGEDSPNDEEIENNPELEDYLTDYCIGYDVIYLAFPWSKDKEAYNLVKKLCEKYQVGFFDVSGDGEIFYWDKGEENMKEVVNNNWQDMYERNKEKLRCKIDLESYFNEKKIGEMEVDILDIGEVNLPTGEILACDPLVDLMDARTFIQKVPVGKYPIKISVVLSKDYGDRYACVKVEFNKNKPIVYELAMTGVEENLDEAKEDEFYGFGVDAGMGCIVDKKTQEEYIKYWEKLEEEEEADNPFDDIFDDLLIENAKKYPKYQREYGDWVNWTIPDTELNIPIFTSGWGDGYYPCYFGYDENGEICGFYIHFIDIEKEYSDEEEE; from the coding sequence ATGAGTTATGATTTAATGGCATTTGAGATTTCAAAAGCACCTAGAAAAAGAGAGGAATTTTTGAAGTGGTATGATGAGCAGACAGAGTGGGGAGAAGAGCATGATTATGATGATATAAATGTTTCATCAGAAAAACTTCAAGATTTTTACAAAGAGATGATAAAAACTTTTCCTCCTATGGATGGGGAAGATAGTCCAAATGATGAGGAAATAGAAAATAATCCAGAATTAGAAGATTATTTAACAGATTATTGTATAGGTTATGATGTGATATACCTTGCATTTCCATGGAGTAAAGATAAAGAAGCATATAATTTGGTAAAAAAACTTTGTGAAAAATATCAAGTGGGATTTTTTGATGTAAGTGGAGATGGAGAGATTTTTTATTGGGATAAAGGAGAAGAAAATATGAAAGAAGTTGTAAATAATAATTGGCAAGATATGTATGAGAGAAATAAAGAAAAATTAAGATGTAAAATTGATTTAGAAAGTTATTTTAATGAAAAGAAAATTGGAGAAATGGAAGTTGATATTTTAGATATTGGAGAGGTAAACTTACCTACTGGAGAAATTTTAGCTTGTGACCCATTGGTAGATTTAATGGACGCAAGAACATTTATTCAAAAAGTTCCTGTTGGAAAATATCCTATAAAAATATCAGTAGTTCTAAGTAAAGATTATGGAGATAGATATGCTTGTGTAAAAGTGGAATTCAATAAAAATAAACCAATAGTTTATGAATTAGCTATGACAGGAGTTGAAGAAAATTTAGATGAGGCTAAAGAAGATGAGTTTTATGGTTTTGGTGTAGATGCTGGAATGGGTTGTATTGTAGATAAAAAAACTCAAGAGGAATATATAAAATATTGGGAAAAACTTGAAGAAGAGGAAGAAGCAGATAATCCATTTGATGATATATTTGATGATTTATTGATAGAAAATGCTAAGAAATATCCTAAATATCAAAGAGAATATGGAGATTGGGTAAATTGGACAATTCCTGATACAGAGTTAAATATTCCAATTTTTACATCAGGTTGGGGAGATGGATATTATCCTTGTTATTTTGGATATGATGAAAATGGAGAAATTTGTGGATTTTATATCCATTTTATAGATATTGAAAAAGAATATTCTGATGAAGAGGAAGAGTAA
- a CDS encoding macro domain-containing protein yields the protein MKYKIIQDDVFNHKDCYYAHCISRDYALGAGIAVEFNRRYNMKKILIELSKEKPETLKEKCIEVDNVFNLITKDRYWQIPSYKSLEESLIEMKEKILKNKDIKKLVMPKIGCGLDRLSWDKVEPMIKDVFKDLDIEIVVCYL from the coding sequence ATGAAATATAAAATAATTCAAGATGATGTGTTTAATCATAAAGATTGTTATTATGCTCATTGCATAAGTAGGGATTATGCACTTGGAGCTGGAATAGCTGTTGAATTTAATAGAAGATATAATATGAAAAAAATTCTAATAGAACTTTCTAAAGAAAAACCAGAAACTTTAAAAGAAAAATGTATTGAAGTAGACAATGTATTTAATTTAATAACTAAAGATAGATATTGGCAAATACCTAGTTATAAATCTTTAGAAGAATCATTAATAGAAATGAAAGAGAAAATATTAAAAAATAAAGATATAAAAAAATTGGTTATGCCTAAAATAGGTTGTGGACTTGATAGATTATCATGGGATAAAGTTGAACCTATGATAAAAGATGTATTTAAAGATTTAGATATTGAAATAGTGGTGTGTTATTTATAA
- a CDS encoding immunity 51 family protein: protein MNKELEEKIKPFFWVEHDTSCSVCLSVGEYLQEVFDTREDEGFEGNGYDWASLAQVFLDEKCPELQEKVDFDPEGSMFVAYSKDKDSLVEFICKFKKSCENKEEILDLFSRAELD from the coding sequence ATGAATAAAGAATTGGAAGAAAAAATAAAACCATTCTTTTGGGTAGAACATGACACTTCATGTTCAGTTTGTTTATCAGTAGGAGAATATTTGCAGGAAGTATTTGATACTCGAGAAGATGAAGGCTTTGAAGGAAATGGATATGATTGGGCTAGTTTAGCACAGGTATTTTTAGATGAAAAATGTCCAGAGTTACAAGAAAAAGTTGATTTTGATCCAGAGGGAAGTATGTTTGTAGCATATTCAAAAGATAAAGATTCTTTAGTTGAATTTATTTGTAAATTTAAAAAGAGTTGTGAAAATAAAGAGGAGATTTTAGATTTATTTAGTAGAGCAGAATTAGATTAA
- a CDS encoding DUF4253 domain-containing protein yields the protein MVEMSELAKEFVEFFDCECEYFPNNTYEEIMEKFEKYVEEGKKKEYFPVIVTVDETLLESFSFNISDDEEFNIEDVRKYREKYISSIYSEGGENILRDLIARRKDEAEDDEVDWEDEILGEFEDSGEDRLNSPIGFLNYRTNKPEELFIVKVPVKNPWEIFAWFPMGNWNECPSISEHMAISRYWFEKYGAVPISITHDVLEYRVEKVIKTEKEAMEVAVEMYGYCPDVDQSYDTLGKLAGSLVNSSVWYFWWD from the coding sequence ATGGTAGAAATGAGTGAATTAGCAAAGGAATTTGTAGAGTTTTTTGACTGTGAGTGTGAATATTTTCCTAATAACACTTATGAAGAGATAATGGAAAAGTTTGAAAAGTATGTAGAAGAGGGAAAAAAGAAAGAATATTTCCCTGTAATTGTAACAGTAGATGAAACTCTTTTAGAAAGTTTTTCTTTTAATATATCAGATGATGAAGAATTTAATATAGAAGATGTAAGAAAATATAGAGAAAAATATATCTCCTCTATTTATTCAGAGGGTGGAGAAAATATATTGAGAGATTTAATAGCTAGAAGAAAAGATGAAGCTGAAGATGATGAAGTGGATTGGGAAGATGAGATATTAGGAGAGTTTGAAGATAGTGGAGAGGATAGACTTAACTCTCCAATAGGATTTTTAAATTATAGAACAAATAAACCTGAAGAACTATTTATAGTAAAAGTTCCTGTAAAAAATCCTTGGGAAATTTTTGCTTGGTTTCCTATGGGAAATTGGAATGAGTGTCCTAGTATATCAGAACATATGGCAATCTCAAGATATTGGTTTGAAAAATATGGAGCTGTACCAATTAGCATAACTCATGATGTATTAGAATATAGAGTGGAGAAAGTTATAAAAACAGAAAAAGAAGCTATGGAAGTGGCAGTAGAGATGTATGGATATTGTCCAGATGTAGACCAAAGTTATGATACTCTTGGAAAACTGGCAGGAAGTCTAGTTAATTCTAGTGTTTGGTATTTCTGGTGGGATTAG
- a CDS encoding YwqG family protein, translating into MIDKKELEPLKRNAIVINYNEENSEKIPKGSSKIGGKPDLPKDFQWYYYNGEDYKKRVANRPLSFLMQINCEEVHKYDKESLLPEKGILYFFYELLTMTWGFSPNDRGSARVFYYDGNVEDLVSTDFPEDMEKDCIIPEAKIDFESMNDYPIDFFDYYDDEDSDEEVSRKEKEFEKDLEELGYKTDTTKLLGHPELIQGEYFEECEGVARKNLYYGSAPIKYGDLKDEIIENAKDWILLMQMSEIEFEDYGLYFGDSGKIYFNIRKEDLKNRNFDNVWLILQCY; encoded by the coding sequence ATGATAGATAAAAAAGAATTAGAACCTTTAAAAAGAAATGCAATAGTAATAAATTATAACGAAGAAAATAGTGAAAAAATTCCTAAAGGAAGTTCAAAAATTGGAGGAAAACCTGATTTACCAAAGGATTTTCAATGGTATTACTACAATGGAGAAGATTATAAAAAAAGAGTTGCAAATAGACCACTTTCATTTTTAATGCAAATTAATTGTGAAGAGGTACATAAATATGATAAAGAAAGTCTTTTACCAGAAAAGGGAATACTATATTTTTTCTATGAGTTACTAACTATGACTTGGGGATTTTCTCCTAATGATAGGGGAAGTGCAAGAGTTTTTTATTATGATGGAAATGTGGAAGATTTAGTATCTACTGATTTTCCAGAGGATATGGAAAAAGATTGTATAATTCCTGAAGCTAAAATAGATTTTGAAAGTATGAATGATTATCCTATTGATTTTTTTGATTACTATGATGATGAAGATAGTGATGAAGAGGTAAGTAGAAAAGAAAAAGAGTTTGAAAAAGATTTAGAGGAGTTGGGATATAAAACTGATACCACAAAACTTTTAGGACACCCAGAACTTATTCAAGGGGAGTATTTTGAAGAGTGTGAGGGAGTTGCTAGAAAAAATCTTTATTATGGCTCTGCACCTATAAAATATGGAGATTTAAAAGATGAGATAATAGAAAATGCTAAGGATTGGATACTGCTTATGCAAATGAGTGAGATTGAGTTTGAAGATTATGGACTATATTTTGGAGATAGTGGAAAGATATATTTTAATATTAGAAAAGAGGATTTAAAAAATAGAAATTTTGATAATGTATGGTTAATTCTTCAATGTTACTAA
- a CDS encoding WGR domain-containing protein — MKRAFEFVDEKSQKFWWIETSENKFVVNYGKIDTIGKYEIKEWDSVEECEKQATKLINSKIRKGYEEVKSFDFENHYYFDDMEYDIDFLTSHPNFREHFTDEQLYCNCGDEETPFGSDTGNDVLHIIEEKIRKNKNFNFTDFPKYLIEKEWGIEYFEPISITDEKAFAEELKIKDKGLSRESIINESDEVVIAIAFAQIKITGKIDEELKEKALLSLKRMELIAKICGYGESEINKQLYSDLESFTNKENIKVPTYLRNNIKDYEEKTFSTMTVVSSSGNDLLELWYCGELFEVKGEKVKYIGNIDNIPIKIVAIDRDTKEEITIFDEGYHGYNSMFCDEYSEEQLENRSLKKYDIPPSKLILELGYSIDYEDEKEEFINEDNKTVTLINGDIISWEDVKVNGYDFLRLSYINDNGEKISIAEYELA; from the coding sequence ATGAAAAGAGCCTTTGAATTTGTTGATGAAAAATCTCAAAAATTTTGGTGGATAGAAACATCAGAAAATAAATTTGTAGTTAACTATGGAAAGATAGATACCATAGGAAAATATGAGATTAAAGAGTGGGATAGTGTAGAAGAGTGTGAAAAACAAGCTACAAAACTTATTAACTCTAAAATAAGAAAAGGTTATGAAGAGGTTAAAAGTTTTGATTTTGAAAACCACTACTATTTTGATGATATGGAGTACGATATTGATTTTCTTACTTCACACCCTAATTTTAGAGAACATTTTACTGATGAACAGCTTTATTGTAATTGTGGAGATGAGGAAACACCTTTTGGAAGTGATACAGGAAATGATGTACTTCATATAATAGAGGAGAAAATAAGAAAAAATAAAAATTTTAATTTTACAGATTTTCCAAAATATTTAATAGAAAAAGAGTGGGGAATAGAGTATTTTGAACCTATATCTATAACTGATGAGAAAGCTTTTGCAGAGGAATTAAAAATAAAAGATAAAGGATTGAGTAGAGAATCTATAATTAATGAAAGTGATGAGGTAGTTATAGCTATAGCTTTTGCACAGATAAAAATTACAGGTAAGATAGATGAAGAGTTAAAAGAAAAGGCTTTATTATCTTTAAAAAGAATGGAATTAATAGCTAAAATATGTGGTTATGGAGAATCTGAAATTAATAAACAACTTTATAGTGATTTAGAGAGTTTTACAAATAAAGAAAATATAAAAGTTCCTACATATCTAAGAAATAATATTAAAGATTATGAAGAAAAAACTTTTAGTACTATGACAGTTGTTTCATCATCTGGAAATGATTTATTAGAATTATGGTATTGTGGAGAATTATTTGAAGTAAAAGGAGAAAAAGTAAAATATATAGGAAATATAGATAATATTCCAATTAAAATAGTAGCAATAGATAGGGATACTAAAGAGGAGATAACAATTTTTGATGAAGGTTATCATGGATATAATAGTATGTTTTGTGATGAATATAGTGAAGAACAGTTAGAAAATCGTTCTCTGAAAAAATATGATATTCCTCCTTCAAAACTAATATTAGAACTTGGATATAGCATTGATTATGAAGATGAAAAAGAAGAATTTATAAATGAAGATAATAAAACAGTAACTCTTATTAATGGGGATATAATCTCTTGGGAAGATGTGAAAGTAAATGGATATGATTTTTTAAGACTTTCATATATTAATGATAATGGAGAGAAAATTTCTATTGCTGAATATGAATTAGCTTAA
- a CDS encoding DMP19 family protein, whose product MEVTEDLWWKTFEKYGEKFAEAKPNYDNLDEKTQEIGALFQYELDIYNGGFLQAFCNWGYNSYLLEIKALEKIGANNSKRILEECYSVIVKLENDDRLKELWDIPKYLTIEDEEKLNSLGEEYWEDEDNIMEKMYNFYIK is encoded by the coding sequence ATGGAAGTTACAGAAGATTTATGGTGGAAAACCTTTGAGAAATATGGAGAAAAATTTGCAGAGGCAAAACCTAATTATGATAATTTAGATGAAAAAACACAGGAAATAGGAGCATTATTCCAATATGAATTAGATATTTATAATGGTGGATTTCTTCAAGCATTTTGTAATTGGGGTTATAATTCTTATTTGTTAGAAATAAAAGCTCTTGAAAAAATAGGAGCTAATAATTCTAAAAGAATTTTAGAAGAGTGTTATTCTGTTATAGTTAAACTTGAAAATGATGATAGATTAAAAGAATTATGGGATATACCTAAATATTTAACTATAGAAGATGAGGAAAAATTAAATTCTCTTGGTGAAGAATATTGGGAAGATGAAGATAATATAATGGAAAAAATGTATAATTTTTATATTAAATAG
- a CDS encoding DUF2262 domain-containing protein, whose product MEKLRVDDFEIEENDWGYYFTSYIDFLGQKSEVLLNYDTEEEVSESELKNILNKSLEKINTILEKAEKNKVQLMELLKGGDYINLATKWVKWEEGGIKDDKEENCYLINGTKVYTPITEEDFEKSMNFTEIATDIYSDGEIELLSVSLTFEPDYFVGHCIECYIEEDGSFSINGLAG is encoded by the coding sequence ATGGAAAAATTAAGAGTAGATGATTTTGAAATAGAGGAAAATGATTGGGGATATTATTTTACTTCTTATATTGATTTTTTAGGACAAAAATCAGAAGTACTTTTAAACTATGATACAGAAGAAGAAGTTTCTGAAAGCGAATTAAAAAATATTTTAAATAAATCTTTAGAAAAAATAAATACTATTCTTGAAAAAGCTGAAAAAAATAAAGTACAACTTATGGAACTTTTAAAAGGAGGAGATTATATAAATCTTGCAACAAAATGGGTAAAATGGGAAGAAGGAGGGATAAAAGACGACAAAGAAGAAAATTGTTATCTTATAAATGGTACTAAAGTTTATACTCCAATAACTGAAGAAGATTTTGAAAAAAGTATGAATTTTACAGAAATTGCAACTGATATTTATTCAGATGGAGAAATAGAACTTTTGTCAGTATCTCTTACTTTTGAGCCTGATTATTTTGTAGGACATTGTATAGAATGCTATATAGAAGAAGACGGAAGTTTTTCAATTAATGGTTTAGCTGGATAA
- a CDS encoding DUF4259 domain-containing protein: MGAWGIKALESDEGLDVVDVLREYLEGFKNKKVITLKEIINLMIEEGMLGETFEDIEFLYDNTAIAISELYFDFKENGKLDYDDEEEGETTFSKLEKFSSDKKSLKYLIDYLTNIYNKVPDEDGEREIVDLWYDNGQNPSYEEWYNHLGSLIEKLKAEYKS, encoded by the coding sequence ATGGGGGCTTGGGGTATAAAAGCATTAGAAAGTGATGAGGGATTAGATGTTGTCGATGTTTTAAGAGAATACCTTGAAGGATTTAAAAATAAGAAAGTGATTACTTTAAAAGAAATAATAAATTTAATGATTGAAGAAGGAATGTTAGGAGAAACTTTTGAAGATATAGAATTTCTTTATGATAATACAGCAATAGCTATATCAGAACTTTATTTTGATTTTAAAGAAAATGGAAAATTAGATTATGACGACGAAGAGGAAGGTGAAACTACTTTTTCTAAATTAGAAAAATTTTCTAGTGATAAAAAATCTTTAAAATACCTTATTGATTATTTAACTAATATTTATAATAAAGTTCCAGATGAAGATGGCGAAAGAGAAATAGTAGATTTGTGGTATGATAATGGACAAAATCCAAGTTATGAAGAATGGTATAATCATCTAGGTTCTTTAATTGAAAAATTAAAAGCTGAATATAAAAGCTAG